The Gouania willdenowi chromosome 3, fGouWil2.1, whole genome shotgun sequence genome includes a region encoding these proteins:
- the LOC114461149 gene encoding putative leucine-rich repeat-containing protein DDB_G0290503 has translation MDRKSPYSKPPQKGIKVKPAGQKQSAAVVAPKVVVKASTPKRVQSSSLQAQKKKNHAKIIQEKNYLEGKDLLISEMKATLEKMESDLKIQKDQCNQLVENNKILEETHSNYVSQSQQSLVQLQTKLDNAERELQAKNAKIADLKATLTQTEDLLTQTQDKFSRTEDLHTQTQNLLTQMEKDLTQTKDTLTQTEDNLTQTQKFLTQNKFELTQTQSYYHQSQDTIRSMMQEKQEKDSQVKSFLKRFRQVRGAERI, from the exons atggacagaaaatctCCCTACTCCAAGCCTCCTCAGAAGGGTATCAAAGTGAAACCAGCAGGTCAAAAACagtctgctgctgttgttgctcCTAAAGTGGTTGTGAAGGCCTCAACCCCCAAGAGAGTACAAAGTAGCAGCCTCCAGgctcagaagaagaaaaatcatGCAAAGATCAtccaagaaaaaaattatttagaaGGGAAGGATCTTCTAATTTCAGAAATGAAGGCCACTCTCGAGAAGATGGAGAGTGATTTAAAAATCCAGAAAGACCAGTGCAACCAACTGGTGgagaataataaaatattagagGAAACTCACTCCAATTATGTGAGCCAGTCCCAACAAAGCTTGGTGCAACTACAGACCAAGCTGGATAACGCTGAGAGAGAACTTCAGGCCAAAAATGCTAAAATAGCTGACCTGAAG GCCACCCTCACTCAAACAGAGGACCTCCTCACTCAAACACAGGACAAATTCAGTCGAACAGAGGATCTCCACACTCaaacacagaacctcctcactcAAATGGAGAAGGACCTCACTCAAACAAAGGACACCCTCACTCAAACAGAGGACAATTTAACTCAAACACAGAAATTCCTCACTCAAAATAAGTTTGAACTCACTCAAACACAGAGCTACTACCATCAATCACAGGACACAATACGGAGCATGATGCAGGAGAAGCAGGAGAAGGATTCTCAAGTGAAATCATTCTTGAAACGGTTCCGTCAGGTTCGTGGAGCAGAACGAatctaa
- the LOC114461087 gene encoding putative leucine-rich repeat-containing protein DDB_G0290503, whose product MDRKSPYSKPPQKGIKVKPAGQKQSAAVVAPKVVVKASTPKRVQSSSLQAQKKKNHAKIIQEKNYLEGKDLLISEMKATLEKMESDLKIQKDQCNQLVENNKILEETHSNYVSQSQQSLVQLQTKLDNAERELQAKNAKIADLKATLTQTEDLLTQTQDKFSRTEDLHTQTQNLLTQMEKDLTQTKDTLTQTEDNLTQTQKFLTQNKFELTQTQSYYHQSQDTIRSMMQEKQEKDSQVKSFLKRFRQVRGAERI is encoded by the exons atggacagaaaatctCCCTACTCCAAGCCTCCTCAGAAGGGTATCAAAGTGAAACCAGCAGGTCAAAAACagtctgctgctgttgttgctcCTAAAGTGGTTGTGAAGGCCTCAACCCCCAAGAGAGTACAAAGTAGCAGCCTCCAGgctcagaagaagaaaaatcatGCAAAGATCAtccaagaaaaaaattatttagaaGGGAAGGATCTTCTAATTTCAGAAATGAAGGCCACTCTCGAGAAGATGGAGAGTGATTTAAAAATCCAGAAAGACCAGTGCAACCAACTGGTGgagaataataaaatattagagGAAACTCACTCCAATTATGTGAGCCAGTCCCAACAAAGCTTGGTGCAACTACAGACCAAGCTGGATAACGCTGAGAGAGAACTTCAGGCCAAAAATGCTAAAATAGCTGACCTGAAG GCCACCCTCACTCAAACAGAGGACCTCCTCACTCAAACACAGGACAAATTCAGTCGAACAGAGGATCTCCACACTCaaacacagaacctcctcactcAAATGGAGAAGGACCTCACTCAAACAAAGGACACCCTCACTCAAACAGAGGACAATTTAACTCAAACACAGAAATTCCTCACTCAAAATAAGTTTGAACTCACTCAAACACAGAGTTACTACCATCAATCACAGGACACAATACGGAGCATGATGCAGGAGAAGCAGGAGAAGGATTCTCAAGTGAAATCATTCTTGAAACGGTTCCGTCAGGTTCGTGGAGCAGAACGAatctaa